Proteins from one Bactrocera neohumeralis isolate Rockhampton chromosome 3, APGP_CSIRO_Bneo_wtdbg2-racon-allhic-juicebox.fasta_v2, whole genome shotgun sequence genomic window:
- the LOC126753271 gene encoding tigger transposable element-derived protein 1-like isoform X1 translates to MEANSGKNKKRKGISLETKIKVLDYLEQGAGPTNVGKRLGLSESTVRTIKKNENAIRKSVVSGKNVNAKKTSYSRNVFIEEMENLLTIWIEDLNQKRIPVDTTTIKQKALRIFNRLTSNQENKNEFSASGGWFSKFIERHNFHNLKIKGEIASADSKAAQDYPPKLLKIIQEGGYTPDQVFNADETGLFWKRLPKRTYGSKTQKSFGGFKAAKDRVTFLLCSNASGDRMIKPLLVNKSLRPRAPKGKDLNHLRVHWMANKKAWVTGNIFQEWFAKCFVPEVKSYLEKKKQPFKALLIIDNAPGHPMIEHPNVNIIFLPPNTTSIIQPMDQGIIATFKMYYLKKTFQCIMKKLEENPELDFTDAWKNFSIKDCILYASKAISEIRQHTLNACWKSLWPECVKSGMSVTSNSTNYSDIIDLARSAGGEILADMTREDIDEILQDRELDDDDLIEIATEVIESENGSDTEIDEHPIKAETIKQGLKLAAELENYFVANDTDAERARIFQKELSLCMLRYKELYRNLLGPKRSNQTKLTEFMVQTQSEMLSQSEHQSIVLTIDSDTNSSDISAGHRNKRLRIISTTDNDSD, encoded by the coding sequence ATGGAAGCTAAttcaggaaaaaataaaaaacgcaaaggcatttctttagaaacaaaaataaaagttttggaCTATCTAGAGCAGGGAGCTGGCCCAACAAATGTGGGAAAGAGGCTTGGACTCAGTGAATCTACAGTGcggacaataaaaaaaaatgaaaatgcaattaGAAAATCTGTAGTTTccggaaaaaatgtaaatgcgaAGAAAACTTCATACTCAAGAAAtgtttttattgaagaaatggAAAACCTACTAACAATTTGGATTGAGGATCTCAACCAGAAACGAATCCCAGTTGAtactacaacaataaaacaaaaagctcTACGTATTTTTAATCGATTAACATCGaaccaagaaaacaaaaacgaattttcaGCTAGTGGTGGATGGTTTTCGAAGTTTATTGAAAgacataattttcataatttaaaaattaagggTGAAATTGCTTCAGCTGATAGTAAAGCTGCGCAGGACTATCCaccaaagttattaaaaattattcaagaagGTGGTTACACGCCAGACCAAGTTTTCAATGCGGACGAAACCGGCCTATTTTGGAAGAGGTTACCAAAACGAACATATGGGTCTAAAACCCAAAAATCATTTGGTGGCTTCAAAGCTGCAAAGGACCGTGTAACGTTTTTATTATGTAGCAATGCTTCTGGTGACCGCATGATTAAACCGCTATTAGTAAACAAAAGTCTCAGGCCGCGAGCACCAAAGGGCAAAGATTTAAATCATTTACGTGTTCACTGGATGGCCaataaaaaagcctgggtaACTGGAAATATATTCCAAGAATGGTTTGCTAAATGCTTTGTACCAGAAGTTAAAAGTTATTTGGAGAAGAAGAAACAGCCCTTTAAGGCTCTTTTAATAATTGACAATGCACCAGGCCATCCGATGATTGAACATCCTAATGTAAATATCATTTTCCTCCCACCGAATACTACATCAATTATCCAACCGATGGATCAAGGCATTATTGCGACTTTTAAAATGTACTAcctcaaaaaaacttttcagtGCATTATGAAAAAACTGGAGGAAAATCCTGAATTGGACTTCACTGAtgcttggaaaaatttttctatcaaGGATTGCATCTTGTACGCGTCAAAAGCAATTTCTGAAATAAGGCAACATACGTTAAACGCATGCTGGAAATCTCTTTGGCCAGAATGTGTTAAAAGTGGTATGTCCGTAACAAGCAATTCAACTAATTATTCAGATATCATTGATTTAGCACGTTCAGCGGGAGGAGAAATTCTTGCAGATATGACGAGAGAAGATATTGACGAAATTCTTCAAGACCGAGAGCTCGATGATGACGATTTGATTGAAATAGCTACGGAAGTTATCGAATCGGAAAATGGCAGCGACACCGAGATAGACGAGCATCCAATTAAAGCAGAGACGATTAAGCAaggtcttaaacttgcagcagaattggaaaattattttgtagcaaatgatactgatgccgaacgtgcacgaatttttcaaaaagaattgagtctctgcatgttaagatataaagaattatatcggaatttattgggtccaaaaagaagcaatcaaacaaaattaactgaatttatggtgcaaactcagtcggagatgctaagtcaatcagaacatcaatccatagttcttactattgattctgatacaaattctagtgatatcagtgccggccatcgaaataagcggctaagaataatttccactacggataatgacagtgattaa
- the LOC126753279 gene encoding leucine-rich repeat protein 1, producing the protein MKSISDVNTILFKMKILCETVVQDRVTQRNRSPRYVKSTLAVGYNNSAKDVDGNNTRLLEIMHFTPQNQAGERFKVTNNIDKIFSKFLRDGKVTIGFKEPAINLMINCDPIPLKGFLQTIKLGLEGKDSINLRLNIAAASAIPQRSKPQEKLTVLRRGDYPVKGFPRTLKSLKISNIQLLKITFDICSLRNLTTLDLSDNQISKVPREMGRLPLVSFTINNNQLGTINNWEWLRGKEIRKSLRELDLSANELNHFPLDIIRLEQLVGLKLSDNKIKRLPFGFRRLRNLRNLNIASNLLTSLPSDFNQMRIVVLDLWGNKFGMKMEHNISEAGTNKLNSSPLWLLAARAVCQNKLPYSAGTIPWMLIDILAESPLCACGKLCFDTTIYERAVMATLDNVKTLVSSREHLIYADIVLCGMSCGGRKQMIFYEQP; encoded by the exons atgaaaagtaTATCCGATgtaaatacaattttgtttaaaatgaaGATTCTTTGTGAGACAGTTGTGCAAGATCGGGTAACGCAACGTAATCGTTCACCTCGCTATGTTAAATCCACTCTGGCAGTTGGATATAATAATTCCGCCAAGGATGTAGATGGAAACAATACCAGACTCCTAGAAATAATGCATTTTACACCACAGAACCAAGCGGGAGAACGATTCAAAGTCACTAATAACATTGATAAAATATTCTCCAAGTTTTTGCGGGACGGCAAAGTTACTATTGGTTTCAAAGAACCAGCGATAAATCTCATGATCAACTGCGATCCCATACCGTTGAAGGGTTTCCTACAAACTATAAAGCTTGGTTTGGAGGGAAAGGATTCAATCAACTTAAGACTGAATATAGCAGCTGCGTCTGCTATACCACAACGCTCTAAACCACAAGAGAAATTGACGGTTTTGCGTCGTGGTGATTATCCAGTCAAAGGGTTTCCACGCACactgaaatcattaaaaatttcaaacatacaATTACTGAAAATAACATTTGATATTTGCTCCCTACGTAATTTGACTACGCTCGATTTAAGTGATAATCAAATTTCTAAA GTGCCACGTGAGATGGGTCGCTTACCACTTGTGTCTTTCACTATTAACAACAACCAATTGGGTACAATTAACAATTGGGAATGGTTGCGCGGCAAAGAAATACGTAAATCTCTGCGTGAATTGGATTTATCTGCCAACGAATTAAACCACTTTCCACTTGACATAATACGTCTTGAGCAGCTGGTTGGACTTAAATTAagtgataataaaattaaacgattACCGTTTGGCTTCCGACGTCTTCGTAACTTACGCAACTTAAACATAGCTTCTAATTTGCTTACTTCACTGCCATCCGATTTCAATCAAATGCGTATTGTTGTGCTGGATCTGTGGGGAAATAAATTTGGCATGAAAATGGAGCATAATATAAGTGAAGCAGGCACGAATAAACTCAATTCTTCGCCACTGTGGCTTTTAGCGGCACGTGCTGTTTGCCAAAATAAATTGCCTTATTCAGCGGGCACAATACCTTGGATGCTGATCGACATTTTGGCTGAATCGCCGCTTTGCGCTTGTGGAAAACTATGCTTTGACACTACCATTTATGAACGAGCTGTGATGGCTACGCTAGATAACGTAAAGACATTAGTTAGCAGTAGAGAACACTTAATTTATGCTGATATAGTACTGTGTGGGATGAGTTGCGGAGGGCgaaaacaaatgattttttatgaGCAACCTTAA
- the LOC126753271 gene encoding tigger transposable element-derived protein 1-like isoform X2 codes for MEANSGKNKKRKGISLETKIKVLDYLEQGAGPTNVGKRLGLSESTVRTIKKNENAIRKSVVSGKNVNAKKTSYSRNVFIEEMENLLTIWIEDLNQKRIPVDTTTIKQKALRIFNRLTSNQENKNEFSASGGWFSKFIERHNFHNLKIKGEIASADSKAAQDYPPKLLKIIQEGGYTPDQVFNADETGLFWKRLPKRTYGSKTQKSFGGFKAAKDRVTFLLCSNASGDRMIKPLLVNKSLRPRAPKGKDLNHLRVHWMANKKAWVTGNIFQEWFAKCFVPEVKSYLEKKKQPFKALLIIDNAPGHPMIEHPNVNIIFLPPNTTSIIQPMDQGIIATFKMYYLKKTFQCIMKKLEENPELDFTDAWKNFSIKDCILYASKAISEIRQHTLNACWKSLWPECVKSARSAGGEILADMTREDIDEILQDRELDDDDLIEIATEVIESENGSDTEIDEHPIKAETIKQGLKLAAELENYFVANDTDAERARIFQKELSLCMLRYKELYRNLLGPKRSNQTKLTEFMVQTQSEMLSQSEHQSIVLTIDSDTNSSDISAGHRNKRLRIISTTDNDSD; via the exons ATGGAAGCTAAttcaggaaaaaataaaaaacgcaaaggcatttctttagaaacaaaaataaaagttttggaCTATCTAGAGCAGGGAGCTGGCCCAACAAATGTGGGAAAGAGGCTTGGACTCAGTGAATCTACAGTGcggacaataaaaaaaaatgaaaatgcaattaGAAAATCTGTAGTTTccggaaaaaatgtaaatgcgaAGAAAACTTCATACTCAAGAAAtgtttttattgaagaaatggAAAACCTACTAACAATTTGGATTGAGGATCTCAACCAGAAACGAATCCCAGTTGAtactacaacaataaaacaaaaagctcTACGTATTTTTAATCGATTAACATCGaaccaagaaaacaaaaacgaattttcaGCTAGTGGTGGATGGTTTTCGAAGTTTATTGAAAgacataattttcataatttaaaaattaagggTGAAATTGCTTCAGCTGATAGTAAAGCTGCGCAGGACTATCCaccaaagttattaaaaattattcaagaagGTGGTTACACGCCAGACCAAGTTTTCAATGCGGACGAAACCGGCCTATTTTGGAAGAGGTTACCAAAACGAACATATGGGTCTAAAACCCAAAAATCATTTGGTGGCTTCAAAGCTGCAAAGGACCGTGTAACGTTTTTATTATGTAGCAATGCTTCTGGTGACCGCATGATTAAACCGCTATTAGTAAACAAAAGTCTCAGGCCGCGAGCACCAAAGGGCAAAGATTTAAATCATTTACGTGTTCACTGGATGGCCaataaaaaagcctgggtaACTGGAAATATATTCCAAGAATGGTTTGCTAAATGCTTTGTACCAGAAGTTAAAAGTTATTTGGAGAAGAAGAAACAGCCCTTTAAGGCTCTTTTAATAATTGACAATGCACCAGGCCATCCGATGATTGAACATCCTAATGTAAATATCATTTTCCTCCCACCGAATACTACATCAATTATCCAACCGATGGATCAAGGCATTATTGCGACTTTTAAAATGTACTAcctcaaaaaaacttttcagtGCATTATGAAAAAACTGGAGGAAAATCCTGAATTGGACTTCACTGAtgcttggaaaaatttttctatcaaGGATTGCATCTTGTACGCGTCAAAAGCAATTTCTGAAATAAGGCAACATACGTTAAACGCATGCTGGAAATCTCTTTGGCCAGAATGTGTTAAAAGTG CACGTTCAGCGGGAGGAGAAATTCTTGCAGATATGACGAGAGAAGATATTGACGAAATTCTTCAAGACCGAGAGCTCGATGATGACGATTTGATTGAAATAGCTACGGAAGTTATCGAATCGGAAAATGGCAGCGACACCGAGATAGACGAGCATCCAATTAAAGCAGAGACGATTAAGCAaggtcttaaacttgcagcagaattggaaaattattttgtagcaaatgatactgatgccgaacgtgcacgaatttttcaaaaagaattgagtctctgcatgttaagatataaagaattatatcggaatttattgggtccaaaaagaagcaatcaaacaaaattaactgaatttatggtgcaaactcagtcggagatgctaagtcaatcagaacatcaatccatagttcttactattgattctgatacaaattctagtgatatcagtgccggccatcgaaataagcggctaagaataatttccactacggataatgacagtgattaa